TGTTATGCAAGAGCGGGCGTTTTCGCCGCGCCGGATTCTGGACTTCGGTTGCGGTACGGGAGGATCCATTCGATACTTGTTGGAAATTCCCGGAGTGCAAAGCGTGACGGGGGTTGATGTTTCAGAGGCCTCCTTGTCAGTTGCGGCGGCGGTTCATCCGCATGTGCGTTTTTGCCCGCCGCATTCCCTGGCCGACGATGAGCAGTTCGACCTCATCTTCGCCAACGGAGTTTTCCACCACATCCAGCCCGGCGACCGGCCTTCAACCCTTGCATGGATCCGCAGACGACTGGCGCCGGGCGGCTGGTTCGTTCTTTGGGAAAATAATCCTTGGAACATCGGGACTCGATGGGTCATGAAACGGATCCCGTTCGACCGCGATGCGATTCCGCTCTATCCCCGGGCAACGCGTCGGATGTTGCGAGCCAACGGATTTCAGGTTGTCGATCAGTCGTTCTGGTTTATTTTTCCGGCTTGGCTGAAGTTTTTTCGCCCTTTGGAGCCTTGCCTCAGCCGCTGCGCTATGGGCGCCCAGTACCAAACAGTTTCCGTGGCGGCATAGATCGACGGTTTCTCCGTTGACAGTATTCATTACGTTTAGTACGTTCTAAACAAATGAATCGCGGCGCAG
This window of the Kiritimatiellia bacterium genome carries:
- a CDS encoding class I SAM-dependent methyltransferase, with product MAKDHPGSAPSFDGFARQYDEALHRGLVLSGETKEFFARERIRILRNVMQERAFSPRRILDFGCGTGGSIRYLLEIPGVQSVTGVDVSEASLSVAAAVHPHVRFCPPHSLADDEQFDLIFANGVFHHIQPGDRPSTLAWIRRRLAPGGWFVLWENNPWNIGTRWVMKRIPFDRDAIPLYPRATRRMLRANGFQVVDQSFWFIFPAWLKFFRPLEPCLSRCAMGAQYQTVSVAA